In a single window of the Amycolatopsis sp. cg5 genome:
- the vanA gene encoding D-alanine--(R)-lactate ligase encodes MDRVKVGIIFGGATEEHPVSVKSAREVAKHLDFGKYEPVWIGITKTGAWRLCDGPAEGWEDDSRPAVLSPDGLLVLDDGQYKSIGLDVVFPVLHGRLGEDGAVQGLLELAGVPYVGCDVQSSALCMDKSLAYLVVESAGIATPSFWTLMPGEDADPGQFLYPVFVKPARSGSSFGVTKVSGPEELAGAVEAARRYDSKVLIEEAVVGSEIGCSILGNEEELIAGELDRVALTHGFFKIHQESNPESGSENSTFIVPADIPDEARTLVRETGKAIYRALGCRGLARVDMFLKEDGTVALNEVNTMPGLTSYSRYPRMMAAAGLPLGEVIDRMIALALTGKSR; translated from the coding sequence ATGGATAGGGTGAAGGTCGGAATCATCTTCGGGGGCGCCACCGAGGAGCATCCCGTTTCCGTCAAATCCGCGCGAGAGGTCGCGAAACACCTCGATTTCGGCAAGTACGAGCCCGTCTGGATCGGGATCACGAAGACCGGCGCCTGGCGGCTGTGCGACGGGCCCGCCGAGGGCTGGGAGGACGACAGCCGTCCGGCCGTGCTGTCGCCGGACGGGTTGCTGGTGCTGGACGACGGGCAGTACAAGTCGATCGGGCTGGACGTCGTGTTCCCCGTGCTGCACGGCAGGCTGGGGGAGGACGGCGCGGTGCAGGGTTTACTGGAACTCGCCGGCGTCCCGTACGTCGGCTGTGACGTCCAGAGTTCCGCGCTGTGCATGGACAAATCGCTGGCCTACTTGGTCGTCGAGAGCGCGGGAATCGCGACGCCGAGCTTCTGGACGCTCATGCCGGGCGAAGACGCGGACCCCGGGCAGTTCCTCTATCCCGTGTTCGTGAAGCCCGCCCGGTCGGGATCTTCCTTTGGTGTCACCAAGGTTTCGGGCCCGGAGGAGCTGGCGGGCGCGGTGGAGGCCGCGCGGCGGTACGACTCGAAGGTGCTGATCGAAGAGGCGGTCGTGGGCAGTGAGATCGGCTGTTCCATTCTGGGGAACGAGGAGGAGTTGATCGCGGGGGAGCTGGACCGGGTCGCGCTCACGCACGGGTTCTTCAAGATCCACCAGGAGTCCAACCCGGAAAGTGGTTCGGAGAACTCGACGTTCATCGTGCCCGCGGACATCCCGGACGAGGCGCGCACACTCGTGCGGGAGACCGGCAAGGCCATCTATCGTGCGCTCGGGTGCCGGGGACTGGCACGGGTGGACATGTTCCTGAAGGAGGACGGGACGGTGGCTCTCAACGAGGTCAACACCATGCCGGGGCTGACCTCCTACAGCCGGTATCCGCGGATGATGGCCGCCGCCGGGTTGCCGCTCGGCGAGGTGATCGACCGGATGATCGCACTGGCGCTGACAGGGAAATCGCGGTGA